TCCTATTATCGTTTTATTATCACGCCAAATATCTTATTGGTTTCTCTGTTTTTCATAATATACCTGATGATTTATAGACTCATTGATCGATTTTTAAAACGGGTCAATGTTTTAGGAGCTTTTTTACAAGATTTTTTGCAAACAAACTCTTTGAATGAAGAATATCTTAAAAAACTTGATGGAGATAAAGATGATATTCAAATAATGTCATCCCACCTTCTTCACCTTATGCAAGAGAATATGCATAAAAGAAAAATAGAACAATCACTGTTTGATCTCTTTTCCTACCTAAAAAAAGATATTGTCCTCATAACAGATCTTCATTTTACTATTTTGGAAAGTTCAGCATATTGGAAAAAAATAGAACAAAAAAACAGAAACAACTTTTTAGACTATATCCATACAGATAATCGACCTAAGCTTCTATCAAAGAAAAGAAAAATTGCTTTTCAGGATCATTTGGGTGTAAAAAATAGGTTGTTTGATATTCAAATCATTGTTTTGGATGATATGACCAGTATTTTAATCAAAGAGATAACCGAATATGAAAAACAAAAAGCGTTTCTCAAAGAACAGGCACAGCTTGATGAACTGACAAAAACATATAACAGAGCCGCCTGTTTTTCCTTTTTAGATCGGACATTAAATGAATGTTTGGAAAATCGGAAAAAATTTGCCATATTTTTCGTTGATCTCAATGATTTTAAACCGATCAACGATACCTATGGGCATCAATTTGGAGATTACTGTCTGCAGATTATCTCAAAGCGATTACAAAACATCATTCGCCAAGATGACTTCGTTT
This region of Nitratiruptor sp. YY08-10 genomic DNA includes:
- a CDS encoding GGDEF domain-containing protein, whose protein sequence is MRKHLLTTFHKRIVLTFLIIYLFFIIAANYQYYSIVQQELNLKYSHLESLPFLDTIWHALRNIPIEVHLQDNTVRYRPSFSYYRFIITPNILLVSLFFIIYLMIYRLIDRFLKRVNVLGAFLQDFLQTNSLNEEYLKKLDGDKDDIQIMSSHLLHLMQENMHKRKIEQSLFDLFSYLKKDIVLITDLHFTILESSAYWKKIEQKNRNNFLDYIHTDNRPKLLSKKRKIAFQDHLGVKNRLFDIQIIVLDDMTSILIKEITEYEKQKAFLKEQAQLDELTKTYNRAACFSFLDRTLNECLENRKKFAIFFVDLNDFKPINDTYGHQFGDYCLQIISKRLQNIIRQDDFVCRYGGDEFILCIKNVEKKNLYTITKKIDTLLSKPIHYRNREFSVSAAIGVSLFPDDGENIEKLIEITDKRMYENKKSLKGQRD